The Vigna angularis cultivar LongXiaoDou No.4 chromosome 9, ASM1680809v1, whole genome shotgun sequence DNA window ttctaagaaATCGTCTCCAAAAAAAGTTGATATCAGACaatatataagaaacaaaaactaaaagacTGAAATTTCACACggcaaaaacatgaaaatattcCACTGATTCATGGTTGTTTCAGCGTACCTTGCTTCAACCATGCCCTCCATGGACCGACGGAAATCCTCGGTGGGTCTGGCGGAGTTGGCCAAAACCACCACGCAATTACTCAGAACGGTGGTTTGTTCCTCCGTGCTCTCGGGCTCAGACATGGTCAAACTGGATAGTCCTGCTTCGGTTGTTGTGTCTGTGTAGAGGTTCAGTGGCGAATCATCGAACCTTAGAGAAGAGTCAAATCTGACAGAGTCTAGTTTGGGAGAATTTTGTTCTTTGGATTCATTGTTGGTGGTGGTTTCTTCACGATCGAGGAATAGGTTCTTGAAATTCTCGATGAGAAAGCGATCAATGTCTGCTAACATGGCTTCGTCGTCCTTGGCGTTGGTGGTGTTTTTTTTGGTGATGTTTTTGTTGCTGTCCATGTCGATAGAAGAAGTCCTAGGATGCTTGCAACCTTTGGGGACCCATTTCTTAGAGGATAATTGAACCATGGAACGTTGGGGTTTGATTTTGATGAGATAATCTCTCAGGGATTTCGAGATTTTCTTTGACATTTTTGGTTTAAGAATGTTTTTGTTCATTGGGATTCCAGGGACGACTTTGAAGAGAATATGAAGAGTGTAATTTATAGATGAATAAATCAGTAGCTTTGGAAAGGATCATGGAGAAAATTTTTCATGAATTAATTAAGgtgtgttttattatttattattattattatttgtatttggtaaaaagaaaacatggttCTTGTTGAAAGTTATGATCCTAGTATATCATGTCATATTCAAAggaataattcaatttaaaggttgtgttttttttttctataaatcgTGATTATGTGCCTTTTGTGTGAATTTCGAAGAGTAAAtgagatatttttttctctttttgtagAGATTTATACTACTTTTGTGTAGTGTTTTTACTATGTTATTAGTTTCCTTATATTCTACAAAATTGgtcaaaatttgttttatgtgtacattgttaaattatattaataatttacattggttcatgtaatttaaagtataactttaatgtaaggattctaatgtgatgattattagaatattaagGTATTAAAGTTATTGGGATTAACTTCTAGAGTTATTAAAGttaatccctctcttctcactctaaaagggcattttggtattttattaaagttaattaaaatatcataaaagaggaaaGAGTTTTAGTGTTGTTGACACATTAAGTTTCTGAAGAGATACAGAGAACGTAACGTTCtcagaaaagaagagaaactgaCAGAGAAAACCATCCTACAActtctatatcatcaagaagGCATTAAGGAGGAGTAAGAGGAGAGAGAACATTTGACAGGAAGAGACAGGAAGAAGTGCACAATGGATCCAGGTTAGTTCTCTTTTACTGTGTATTGTGGGAATtgtgagtatcatgaaaattcaagatcctgtgtgttgttttcatttaattgaaaattaaagatttgcttacaagtggtatcagagcacgGTTCTGAATTTTATGATTCTCCTTGAATGGTAATATTCCCAaattttaaaaccctaattttttgaattataaaatttagggATTTTATATTTGTTGGCATGAAAGAATTAAATTTGCTGTATTGTATGAATTTCGAAGCCGCAATTTTATTCATTGCaaatttttattcattgttCTATTTGGAAGCAACTTCATTGATCCAGCGCCGAATTTCATTTTTTGGAAGCAATTTATATTGCGGCATTGTTCTTATAGCATAGCAATTTTAATATTGCAACTCCAGTCGCGGGAATTCAAGAAGTTAAAttcaaggaaaaaaaagttttttgtGAAGTTTTTCTATTTGGTTTCTGGTGCACGGGATTTGCATTAAAGTTGCATTAAAAGTGTTGCACTTTTATGATTTCATCCAGGcgtaagttatattttattttatttgattataacATTAAAGAAACTTTAATTCCTGCATGTTACGTAAAATTTTGGAATGTGCAATATGAATATGCCAAAATTGAAATCCTACATGAAGAGTCAATTCCCTTAAATTGAATTTTCGAAAAAACCGAATTTTGGTTGTCAAGTTTTTTACGTTGCAGAACATGTTTTCACAAAGCAATTATTGTTGcaacttatattattattatactgtGAACATGGTTATTGTTACTGCATTGAATggaaattatatatgaattaaaagtTGTTGCTTATagtattatgaaaattattcataatataaaagatgtttaattatgaatatatattataattagtcATTGATGTAAGGAAGTTATGGATTACCCAAAGGTGAACCATGATTTATAATTGATGACATTAAAGTGAAACATTTCATGTACTTAGTATATGTTTGTATATCCAAAGATAGCATACATATAGTCTtaagtatgattgattgtttattaaagtatatatatgaaatttgtcagtttaagaatcacccaaaggtgaacttaaaTGAATGACTTTATTGACTACCTATCAGTTTAAGtgtcacccaaaggtgaacttgaATGTATGACTAGTGTAGTAATTTGTTTGAatccattaattttatcaaagcaTTAATGTATGAGCTTCTGTATTATTTCCAGCTTACATGAATTTAGCAGGTTTGAGCAACAATGTCGTCAAGTTTAATGGGCTCAATTATGCCGATTGGTCAGAACAAATCCAGTTCCAACTGGGTGTTCTAGACTTGGATATGGCTATTGTGATGGATGAAATGCCCGCAGCCATTACAGAGACCAGTACAAGTGATGAAAAGTCTCTTTATGAGGCTTGGCATAGGTCTAACAGGTTGTCATTAAACTTGATGCGCATGTCTATGGCAGAGAACGTAAAGCCTTCCATGCCCAAAACGGAAAACGCAAAGGAATTCATGAAAATGATCAAGGAATATTCACAATCAGACATAACTGACAAGTCTATTGTGGGAACTCTTATGAGTGAGCTGACTACCAAAAAGTTTGACTGGTCACAGCCCATACATGAACACGTAACTGGAATGGCTAATATAGCAGCAAGATTGAAGTCAATGGGAATGGAGGTGAATGAGTCTTTTCTAGTACagttcatcatgaactctcttCCTCCTGAATTTGGCCAGTTCCAAGTGAATTATAACACTATTAAGGATAAGTGGAACTTCCAAGAAATCAAAGCCATGTTGGTTCAAGAGGAAGGgagattaaagaaaatgagagatcATTCTATCCATCTCACAACTCATGAGGGTGCTAGCTTCAGTAAAGGTAAAtcaggaaagaagaacaagaaggacaaagccccaatgaaagtgaataagAGTGGTATCCAGAAGGACcagaaatgtttcttttgcaagaaagtaggtcacttcaagaaagattgtccgaaaagaaaatcttgattcgaaaagaaaggtactttttatgtttctgtaaGTTTTGAAGCAAATATAGTTGAAGTGCCTAATAATACCTGGTGGTTGGATTCTGGAGCTACTactcatgtttctaatattatgcagggattcctttcaatccagcccataaaaggaactgaaaagtatttatatatgggGAACAGAATGAAGGCACGAATAGAAGGAATTGGGACTTACAGATTGATTCTAGACACTGGCTATTGTCTGAATCTTGAAAAGTGTCTCTATGTTCCTGGTTGTGCtaggaatttgatttctgttgcaaagttggattgtttaggttttaactttaggattgaaaatggtatttttcatttgtataaactttcgtactattatggttctggtacattattggatggtttataccgtttaaatcttgatgttaatttttctgaatcccTGTTTAATGTTGAACATGTTGTTGATAGAAATTCTAGTGCAGGAAAGGAATGTTCTGCTttcttatggcataaaagattgggtcacatatccaaagaaaggatgttgaggttagtaaaaaatgaaattttacctcaattggattttgatgactgggatgtatgtattgattgtattaagggtaaacaaacaaaacacatatcaaaGAATCCCGCCACAAGAAGCAGTCAACTTCTTGAGTTAATACACACTGATATTTGTGgtccttttgacattaaatcttggagtggtgaaaaatattttatctcctttattgatgatttctcacgttattgttatatatatctattgcatgaaaaatctcaatcagtGAATGCCCTTGAGGTGTTCATAAATGAGGTGGAAAGGCAAttagatagaaaagtaaaagtggtgagatctgatagaggtggtgaatattatggtaaaacTGATGAGAGTGGACAATGTCCAGGTCCATTTGCAAAGTACCTTGAAAGTCGGGGTATATGTGCACAGTATACAATGCCcggtacaccacaacaaaatggtgtagcaGAAAGGCGGAATCGTACTCTTATGGATATGGTTAGGAGTATGTTAAGTCATAGTAATATCCCTTTATCTTTGTGGATGTATTCATTAAAGACTGCTGTATATCTGGTTAACAGGGTTCCTAGCAATGCAGTttctaaaactccttatgaactatggactggaaggaaacccagtttgagacatcttcatgtttggggttgtccGGCAGAGGTAAGGTTATATAATCCACATGAAAAGAAGCTTGATGCAAGAACCATTAGCGGTTACTTCATCGGTTATCCTGAAAAGTCAAAGGGATATAGATTTTATTGCCCTAACCATAGTACAAGAATAGTTGAGTCTGGAAATGCtcggttcattgaaaatggtcaaTTTAGTGGGAGTGAGGAATCACGAATAGTGGACATTCAAGAGCATACTGATAGTGTTTCTACATCTAATGTCTCTTCTGAAGTTGTTATCCCTCTTGTTGTATCACAGTCACACAACAAGCAGAGACAACAAATTAATGTTCCAATCCCACAAAATGAACGTATAAATGTTGAGCCAGTTGACAATGAGCAAGTCATAAATGAGCAATTGATAGAGGAACCACAAGAAGCAGCATTAAGAAGGTCTGTAAGGGAGAAAAGACCTGCTATTTCGAATGATTATGTGGTTTACTCTGTTGAACATGAATGTGACTTAAGCATTGATGAGGATCCAGTCTCTTTCagacaagccatggaaagtaataattcagagaattggttgaatgctatgaaagaagagttgaaatcaatggatgacaataaagtatgggatctagttgaattgcctaagggttcaaaaagagtcggttgtaaatgggtctttaagactaaacatgactcaaaaggcaatattgaaaggtataaagctagattagtcgccaaaggtttcactcaaaaggaaggcattgactacaaagagaccttctctcctgtttctaagaaggactctttgagaattgttttggctttggtggctcattatgatttagagcttcaccaaatggatgtaaagaTCGCCTTTCTGAatggtgacttagaagaggaagtttatatggaccaaccagaaggtttcaccataacaggaaaagaaaatctagtgtgtaaattaaagaaatcaatatatggactaAAACAAGCTTCCCGtcaatggtatctaaaatttaatgatatcaTAACTTCGTATGGTTTTGTAGAGAACATCGTTGATCGGTGTATATACATAAAGGTCAGTGGGAGTAAGCTTGTTATTTTGgttctatatgttgatgatattctTCTTGCTGCTAATGATATTGGTATGTTACATGATGTAAAGAATTTTCTCTctaacaactttgaaatgaaagatatgaatgaggcatcttatgtgataggaatagaaatattccGTGATAGATCACAAGGATTGTTAAGTTTGTCTCAAAAAGGCTATATTAATAAAGTGTTAGAGAGATTCAGAATGGAAAAATGTTCTCCTGGAATAGTTCCAATTCAGAAAGGAGACAAGTTTAGTCAAATGCaatgtcccaagaatgatttgGAACGAAAGGCCATGGAGTCTATTCCTTATGCGTCAGTGgttgggagtttgatgtatgctcaaactTGTACTCGGCCAGATATCAGTTTTGTTGTTGGAATGTTAGGCCGATATCAAAGTAATCCCGGAATGGATcactggaaagctgcaaagaaagttcTTAGGTACTTACAAGGTACCAAAGAATACATGCTCACTTATAGAAAGTCAGATCATCTCGAAGTGATTGGCTATTCGGATTCAGACTATGCTGGGTGTGTGGATTTAAGAAAATCCACATTTGGGTATGTCTATCTTTTGGCTGGAGGAGCAATTTCTTGGAAAAGTGCAAAACAATCAGTCATTGCTACTTCCACCATGGAGGCTGAATTCGTGGCATGCTTTGAGGCCACAGTTCATGCTTTGTGGTTGCGAAACTTTGTATCGAGGCTTGGTATTATTGATAGTATAGCTAGGCCGATAaggatttattgtgataattccGCAGCCGTCTTCTTCTCTAAAGATGATAAGTACTCAAAGGGTGCTAAACACATGGATTTGAAGTACTTGTCAGTCAAAGaagaagtgcagaaacatagagtgttgattgagcatattggtacggatttgatgatagcagatccgttaactaaaggactaccgcccaaaacttttattggccatgTTGAAAGTATGGGCATTATGGATAAGTCAATGTTAACATGATGTTGTTATCTATCTATATAGATATGTATAGTTATATGCTTGTACTGTCATGacacttgtgaattcaattaaagttatgtttctctttattctattgttatccacattaaattatatacatgtattattgattgtggtgaCATGATAGGTCTCCTTTAGAGACATCAAAGTtataagattgattaaagttatgttgagttgttttgattatgtgatacatgGAAGGAATCTTGTCAATCATGACTTTTGCCCGCCATGATCCgattatttcaattcatataaggatgatgacttgataattctaatgaatggtgcgcacttaaagtttattttagatcttcaagtcatcacatgaaccaagtgggagaatgttaaattatattaataatttacattggttcatgtaatttaaagtataactttaatgtaaggattctaatgtgatgattattagaatattaagGTATTAAAGTTATTGGGATTAACTTCTAGAGTTATTAAAGttaatccctctcttctcactctaaaagggcattttggtattttattaaagttaattaaaatatcataaaagaggaaaGAGTTTTAGTGTTGTTGACACATTAAGTTTCTGAAGAGATATAGAGAACGTAACGTTCtcagaaaagaagagaaactgaCAGAGAAAACCATCCTACAActtctatatcatcaagaagGCATTAAGGAGGAGTAAGAGGAGAGAGAACATTTGACAGGAAGAGACAGGAAGAAGTGCACAATGGATCCAGGTTAGTTCTCTTTTACTGTGTATTGTGGGAATtgtgagtatcatgaaaattcaagatcctgtgtgttgttttcatttaattgaaaattaaagatttgCTTACATACATAACTTTCTTTTCTAAATGTAACATTTGTGTTTGGAAAATGGTATGAAGAGGATAAGAAGATGATTAATAAATGACATTTGAATGCGTGCTTTCTTTGAAATCCATGATAACAATTAattgcaaagaaagaaaaatataaacttcgggttattttaatgattttatttaataaggAAACAATCGAGttatttaatatcaatttatgaTTTAATACCCAATATAGACGATTAATATTAATAGTTAGAAGTTATTTTTACCTTATCCAACCATGGTTTAAAGGCagtttaaatatattctttttaagaTGATTTTTGAACAGAATTTTACACACCTAAACGAATAGAGTAAAGATTCTTTGATACacctaaatattttacattcatttgatactacttttatttactttttcattcttttctttcttgaaacaatacaaaagtttacattttttttaccattttatctttgtaactcgtgtcaaatgaatgtaaaaatatgtCATGGTATCATTACTCAAATGAATAATACATCatcataaaaatcaaatatatgatAGTAAGTCatccaaattgaaaattaaattttaataagtttGACTTTTAAAATGGATCCCAATACATTTTGGAGATAAATTTCGTAGTCCATGACGtttaatgctttttttttaaatgtatattttaaataaatgtactCATGtataataagatttttaatttcactattaatatttaaacaaatatttatactattactggttaaaattttattttgtgctgTTGAAGAGATTATGATaataaagaaaacttttaatgatatatgAAGTTAATTATAGGACttccaaattaattataaaaatcttgatatttaatttaactttttttgcAAAGTTTTTTaacgaaattaatataaataacttatttaagGCATAACGCATTGTAACTTCCTTTATTAAATATCTAAAgccttaaaatatttataaaacattcaaacaattgtatactttttaaatataaacgtcccatttatttaaaatattttgtatacaATTACTGATATAATGTGAAATATTTAACGgttgaataattaaattttaatatatagagAGTTGTTAATAACTCAAtattaaagtataaattttCTAACTCTTTTTGTGgggtttttatattttaaactttaaatgaacgttgacatttttattattaaaatgtattgAATATTATTCTTAGGAAATGTTTACTTAATTGTAGTTTGATTTATATGACATCATTTTTTACGAATACcaagtttttttaacatttcatttttctttttaagaaattcAACATAATAGTTCATTacaaactaattaattattctGATATGAAATCATTCTGATTATTTCTGATAAGAAAATCATCCTGATTAACAACATCATTAAAGGAAAGAGAGTCACATTGGTTTTACAAGTATTTGTCATTTTTTAACTGCTTCTTGACTTCAGCAacttagtttttataatttacatCTACCAACCAGTCAAACCCAATTTACAAAGTCAGCTTCAAgttaataatatcaattatttgaCTGTTTTTAACATGTAATGTTTTCTAAAaacattttagaaattaaaaaataaaacattcgATCTGTATAGAAAGTtgaatagtttaaaataaactataaccataacctaatatatatatatatatatatatatatatatatatatatatatatatatataattcaataacttatattatttaatttcaataataaaactCATAATTCCACCAAATCTATCATGCAtttcatcaaatattaaattgtacGCTTAATTATGTAGACTTGAAAATTGTGAGGTCATAAAATTTAACCAttctttgaatttgaatttgtgtGAAATAACAAGCAAACTCAATAAAGAAGGGTTTgaatggaatttaaaaaaaaaacatcacaaTGACGTAGTTTGCAGGTGTGAGACGGTTTATAGACAGTATTTAACACTTAAGAATCTTTTAAAGTGTTTATACACAGGTACAAAAAatagtagaaaaaaaatgttatttttatacttgttcACTTTAACTAAGCTATATTCAGTTTTCCTTTAAATTCTCTTGAAAGGTCCACACcactaattttaaaagttacCAGTTTCACAATTCCTGATATTATGAGTTTCATCACTCCTAGTTTAAATCCTCTTAAGTTAAACAGCCAAATGTTTTAAATCACTTTTTATTATCCAAAATAAGCAAAGTGTTTTTTCAAACAAGTACATATGAAAGCTCTCTTATAGAGAATATtgattaatacaaaatatatcttaaaagaCTTGTTGCAAGAAAATTTCTCAAAGCTAGACGATGTAATAACAAGATAATTTTGACAGCATAATATGTGCAATTATAATTGTTGTAATTTCTATTCTTCGTGCAGTCTTCTATATATAGACAACTTCGAGAAAGATATGTTACTTTGCAGCATTGACTTTGGTATATGTGTTGTAGCCTTTTGTACAATGTAAGATGTTACTTTGCTTGTGCAAAGAAACTATGTTGTTGTACGAATTGGTTAGACAAAAGGTATTGAAGTAACATTCCTAGAATGTCTTTGTTTTTCTCACGTTCTTATGAATCATCGCAAAACTTTAAATAAAGCATTGTCCTTGAAGGATATGCATAGATAAAGAGAAACAACGCAACAAACAAAAAGTATTATTAGTACATTGCATTTAAAACGTTAGACGTTTATCTTAACATTTATTGTAGTCCAATTTAATGCAACATTTAAGCTAGTCTATTCTTTTTAGTGTTTAGAATAGGTATTACATTTAGGATATagtttaaacatatattacatcTAGCGCGTTATCCTAAATGGTCCATTTGGTAAACAATATTTCGTTAaatgtttttgttaaatttgaaaataaaaggtTCTTAGACAATCTTGTTTTAAGAGTGTGTTAAGTATTGAAACATATGAATGAGATTCCTAACTTTATCAATAGTCTCACTcgtatataaattaatacattAGATGGTGCGTAGCTCAAGGAAAGTTCATTCTAAATTTTGGATGTCTTATACATATCATGTACCCATGAAGCAAAAGTACACTAGCAAAAAATGGTGATATTAAAACAAGATATATGATCGATTGTAGCGAaacaaatttagttcaaaatgcagtgacaattttgtaaatactgaaaaatatattttaaaccgATTATAGGGAAAATCGATCTAATGTGTACATattatattagttattaaaaaaactcatctaatatgtaaatatattaaatcgGTTAAAACATCAACCGATCTAATATGTCTTGTTCACTTCAAAGCTCGAAAACCCTTTTCATTTTTCGAATTTCCTCTCCCCTTACGCCTCCATTGTTTCTTCTTCTATTCCCTGCAAAAAAAACAATGAAGCTTTCTTCTCTTCCAAACCACTCACAACTGTCATTGTCGTGTCTTACCGCTATCATATCGTGTTTTAACAAGCTTattattctcttcttttctatatctaaaaacatgattatttatttactttcaaTTTTCATCTTTATAGTTATATCCAAGAGTTGAAACGATGATTGGAAAACCAaatccaaaatttcaaataggttATATTCTTTCTTTCGTCAAATTCCAATTTCAATTTCTCAATCTTTTTCTCTACGCTCATCACCTTCCATTTTCTCGAATGTAGTGGATTCAATGCATGTTTTACCATTTCTTGCTCTTTAATTAGGTTTTTGTTATGTTgctaaaatgttaaaatgatcTTTAAATAGAATATCAGGAATTGTGATAAAATCAGCTTTTGGTAAAAAGAACTAAGAATATAATTTGGTGATTTAAATTTAAGCGTTAACTTTCTTTACACTTAAAAATATGTTGGAGTTTGAATTAtttacacaatttaacacatttcaatttaaatattattttaaaacacagtttaacaaaaaaaaaaatataatcattcaatttttaagtttatgtttaaaatatgtcTAAGTTTTgaaacattaataaattttatttttcattgaaa harbors:
- the LOC108320446 gene encoding transcription repressor OFP14 produces the protein MNKNILKPKMSKKISKSLRDYLIKIKPQRSMVQLSSKKWVPKGCKHPRTSSIDMDSNKNITKKNTTNAKDDEAMLADIDRFLIENFKNLFLDREETTTNNESKEQNSPKLDSVRFDSSLRFDDSPLNLYTDTTTEAGLSSLTMSEPESTEEQTTVLSNCVVVLANSARPTEDFRRSMEGMVEARLKKSEKVDWGFMQELLFCHMNLNQKKWHKFILSAFVDIATTLRQTPEISPANPQPPRSVRTVRIGREVRKKTKEAITLEFGSP